A single genomic interval of Amblyomma americanum isolate KBUSLIRL-KWMA chromosome 11, ASM5285725v1, whole genome shotgun sequence harbors:
- the LOC144110715 gene encoding uncharacterized protein LOC144110715 isoform X1, which yields MAGEHDFSMALHELHPGRQCRSVSFDDGKRRVIATDLDPDVDPLNLKPVMGRPPTPRPSLTDCTISSSSPDGQYDELGDGSSRPSRAASEVGVSAAATALRMEMKVLPMAMHEPYPGRQWRSVTFDDAKRRVIATNLDPEVDTLNLKSTVERPRHPGRREPTAPPLRRPTDSTMSWARAARGPSARPRRTSPWTRRR from the exons ATGGCTGGAGAAC ATGACTTCTCGATGGCCTTGCACGAGCTCCACCCTGGCCGCCAGTGCCGGTCAGTATCGTTCGACGACGGCAAGCGGCGTGTCATCGCCACCGACCTGGACCCTGACGTGGATCCGCTGAATCTTAAGCCCGTCATGGGACGGCCTCCAACTCCACGGCCGTCGCTAACCGACTGCACCATCTCATCGTCGTCGCCCGACGGTCAGTACGACGAGTTGGGCGACGGCTCCTCGCGACCCTCCAGAGCAGCCTCTGAGGTGGGTGTCTCGGCCGCCGCTACCGCCCTACGCATGGAAATGAAG GTATTGCCGATGGCCATGCACGAGCCATACCCGGGCCGTCAGTGGCGGTCGGTGACCTTCGACGATGCCAAGCGGCGTGTCATCGCCACCAACCTGGATCCGGAGGTGGACACGCTGAATCTGAAGTCCACCGTGGAAAGGCCCCGACACCCCGGCCGTCGCGAACCGACTGCACCACCTCTTCGTCGCCCGACGGACAGTACGATGAGTTGGGCGAGGGCTGCTCGCGGCCCCTCAGCGCGGCCTCGGAG GACAAGTCCCTGGACCCGGAGACGCTGA
- the LOC144110715 gene encoding uncharacterized protein LOC144110715 isoform X2 yields the protein MAGEHDFSMALHELHPGRQCRSVSFDDGKRRVIATDLDPDVDPLNLKPVMGRPPTPRPSLTDCTISSSSPDGQYDELGDGSSRPSRAASEVLPMAMHEPYPGRQWRSVTFDDAKRRVIATNLDPEVDTLNLKSTVERPRHPGRREPTAPPLRRPTDSTMSWARAARGPSARPRRTSPWTRRR from the exons ATGGCTGGAGAAC ATGACTTCTCGATGGCCTTGCACGAGCTCCACCCTGGCCGCCAGTGCCGGTCAGTATCGTTCGACGACGGCAAGCGGCGTGTCATCGCCACCGACCTGGACCCTGACGTGGATCCGCTGAATCTTAAGCCCGTCATGGGACGGCCTCCAACTCCACGGCCGTCGCTAACCGACTGCACCATCTCATCGTCGTCGCCCGACGGTCAGTACGACGAGTTGGGCGACGGCTCCTCGCGACCCTCCAGAGCAGCCTCTGAG GTATTGCCGATGGCCATGCACGAGCCATACCCGGGCCGTCAGTGGCGGTCGGTGACCTTCGACGATGCCAAGCGGCGTGTCATCGCCACCAACCTGGATCCGGAGGTGGACACGCTGAATCTGAAGTCCACCGTGGAAAGGCCCCGACACCCCGGCCGTCGCGAACCGACTGCACCACCTCTTCGTCGCCCGACGGACAGTACGATGAGTTGGGCGAGGGCTGCTCGCGGCCCCTCAGCGCGGCCTCGGAG GACAAGTCCCTGGACCCGGAGACGCTGA